TTCGGGGTCAGCGGCCCGGCCCAGACCGCAGCGGTCGCCTCGCTGGCAGCGGAGGGCGAGCTGCTGGAGCGGTGCGAGGCCCTGGTGGCCGAGCGCACCCGGGTGCAGGACGCGCTGCGGGAGCAGGGGTGGTCCGCGGTCCCGGTGTCGCAGGCGAACTTCGTCTGGTTGCGGCTGGGCGAGCGCACCGACGAGTTCGGCGCGGCGTGCGAGGGCGCCGGCGTGGTGGTGCGGCCGTTCAGCGGCGAGGGTGCGCGGGTGACCGTCGGCGAGCCGGAGGCCAACGACCTGTTCCTGCGGGTGGCCAAGGGGTTCGTGCCCGCCTGACCTGTCCTCGACCTCTTGTGGAGCCGGAGGCACCGGGCCGCCGTCGTGTCTGGTGCGCGAGCGCCCACACGCAGCCGCGACCCGGGTGCGGACCGACAGCCCGAAGGTGAGAAGGTCGGATCGTGCGCCTCGACCACCTGTCCTACGCGGCCGGACCGGAGGGTCTCGGTGCCTGCGTGCAGCGGCTCGGGTCGGCGCTCGGTGCAGGCTTCCGCGACGGTGGGCTGCACCCGCGCTTCGGCACCCGGAACTTCGTCCTGCCGCTCGCCGGCGGTGTCTACCTCGAGGTGGTCGGTGCCCTCGACCACCCGGCGGCCGACAAGGCGCCCTTCGGCCAGGCGGTGAAGGCGCGGTCCGAGGCCGGCGGCGGCTGGCTGGCCTGGGTGGTGGCCGTCGACGACATCGCCGCCGTGGAGGCCCGGCTCGGCCGCT
This genomic window from Actinomycetes bacterium contains:
- a CDS encoding aminotransferase class I/II-fold pyridoxal phosphate-dependent enzyme, whose product is FGVSGPAQTAAVASLAAEGELLERCEALVAERTRVQDALREQGWSAVPVSQANFVWLRLGERTDEFGAACEGAGVVVRPFSGEGARVTVGEPEANDLFLRVAKGFVPA